The genomic segment AAGGTAATTGGGGAATTGTTAGTGCTGTAGTCTGGTCTGATCCTCAACCTACCCCATTTTTCCGCGATTCCTGATCCAAGTGCGACGATAATTGTCGCATTACCGAGGTATCTTGATGGCTGGGCCAAATCTCCCAAACTCGTGTAGCATACAAACCATCGCAAACTGCTACGGAAGTCCGGCAACCAGATGCAAGAATTCAGCTACGACAGCGACTTAATCGGTGGCTCTCTCCTCGTCAGAGAGTCCCGGGTCATCGCCGAGTTGCTGCTGGCGCAAGCGGACGAAGAACAGTGGACGCAGGCGATTCAGGTTGAAAACCGCCTGCAAAAACGCAGCCCAGCCACCGCCAAGCGCCAGGCCAGTGCTTTGCGCAAGCGGCTGGAACGCCTGGATGAACCATTCTGGCGCGCATTGCGGGATGGCGACGACGAGCTGGCCAGCCAGATTGCTTTCGTGGCCGTGCTGGAGCGGAATCTGCTATTAGTGGAGTTTGTGGAAACCGTCCTGCGGGATGCCTTTATTTTGAGGGCGGAGAAATTGGCGCAGTACCAGTGGATGGATTTTCTGGAGGATCGAGCCCACCGAGATCCAGCCATAGGGACCTGGACAGAGTCCTCCAAAAAGAAAATGGGCCAGGTGGCATTCCGTATCCTGGCTGAAGTGGGGCTGTTGCGAAGTACCCGCAGCCTGAGATTGCAGAACATACTGGTGCGGCCCGAAGTCAATGTATTGCTGGAAGACACCCGCCGCTACCGAATCAAGGCGTGTTTGAATGTGTCCAGTACAAACCCGGCGTAAACGGGCATAAATAGAAAAACCAGATCGATGGAGCGCGTGCATGAGTCAGCCGTTACAGGACCGGCTAAATCAGATTCCGGACAAGATCCTTTCCGAAGAATTCCTTCAGGGGCAAGGCCTGGGCAATGAAATTGGCTTCTGGGTCTTTGACTATGCGCCGGAAGAAGAGCTCAAGGTACGCGAATACCTGGGTTTCCTGACCAACTTCCTATCCAAAAAACACAGTCACCTGAATGTCGCCAGCATCAACCTGCTGGAAGTCATGCGCGACTATCTGGCCGACCGCAAGTTCCTGGATAAGGCCTGCGATATGCAGGTCAAGAAAGGCGATAAAGCCCTTCTAAAAGCCTTAGCTGGCCCCATGCATATGGATAAGTTCGCCCCTTACATGATGGAAAAGACAAATGCTGCCGAGCAGGACATCATCCTCATACATGGGGTTGGCTCCGTCTGGCCGGTACTCCGGGCCCACAACCTGCTGAATAAACTCCACGGCCTGCTGGGCCATAAGCCGGTTGTGCTGTTTTACCCGGGTGAATACACCGGCCAGAGCCTGACTTTGTTCAATCGTATACCCAGCAACAACTATTACCGGGCCTTTTCATTGGTGCCCCGTACCTGATTCGCAGTACCTGA from the Marinobacter sp. LQ44 genome contains:
- a CDS encoding DUF1819 family protein, producing the protein MQEFSYDSDLIGGSLLVRESRVIAELLLAQADEEQWTQAIQVENRLQKRSPATAKRQASALRKRLERLDEPFWRALRDGDDELASQIAFVAVLERNLLLVEFVETVLRDAFILRAEKLAQYQWMDFLEDRAHRDPAIGTWTESSKKKMGQVAFRILAEVGLLRSTRSLRLQNILVRPEVNVLLEDTRRYRIKACLNVSSTNPA
- a CDS encoding DUF1788 domain-containing protein; its protein translation is MSQPLQDRLNQIPDKILSEEFLQGQGLGNEIGFWVFDYAPEEELKVREYLGFLTNFLSKKHSHLNVASINLLEVMRDYLADRKFLDKACDMQVKKGDKALLKALAGPMHMDKFAPYMMEKTNAAEQDIILIHGVGSVWPVLRAHNLLNKLHGLLGHKPVVLFYPGEYTGQSLTLFNRIPSNNYYRAFSLVPRT